The following proteins are co-located in the Anser cygnoides isolate HZ-2024a breed goose chromosome 32, Taihu_goose_T2T_genome, whole genome shotgun sequence genome:
- the LOC125181401 gene encoding keratin, type II cytoskeletal 6C-like — protein MSRQSICRSFGGGSRRGYSSCSAIGGGFGGSGGRSRISYSSFSTSRGTGGAGRCGGFSSRSLHNMGGSGRISMGGSYGGGYGCRIVGFGGGYGGGFGSIGGGVIGGGIGSFGGPVRGGPGFPGGIQPVQVDTTLLRPVHVDIDPQIQQVKCQEKEQIKTLNNQFASFIDKVRFLEQQNKVLSTKWELLQQQGPSGPRKNLDVLFENYIQNLRRRLESLVGQRGELESELQNMRQYVEEYKTKYEEEINRRTAAENEFVVLKKDVDCAYMTKVELEAKVGALTDEINFLRCIYEEELAQMQTISRDLSVVVSMDNNRHLDLDSIIEEVRRQYEQIAQNSRAEAEAWYQSRYEELQSTAGRHGDSLRNTKIEIQELTRNVQRLRAEIESVKKQNQQLQAAIAEAEERGEMALKDARRKLEELECALSKDKEELARLLKEYQELLNIKIALDVEIAMYRKLLEGEENRLCGDNPANVNVSVVGRTNIAGGRVGGFGAGSGMGGGVCVVGGGSIVGGSCGVGGGMYSGGFSSGSGRMCSSGGGSFVTGGGSSSVRRCVTTTTVKSSGVKY, from the exons ATGTCTCGGCAGTCAATCTGCAGAAGCTTTGGAGGCGGAAGCAGAAGGGGATACAGCTCTTGCTCTGCCATCGGTGGTGGCTTTGGAGGAAGTGGGGGCAGAAGCAGGATCAGCTATAGCTCGTTCTCCACATCCAGGGGAACTGGAGGCGCTGGACGGTGTGGAGGTTTTAGCAGCAGGAGCCTCCACAACATGGGTGGCAGCGGAAGGATTTCCATGGGTGGCTCTTATGGCGGTGGATACGGATGTAGAATTGTTGGCTTTGGAGGAGGCTATGGAGGAGGATTTGGCAGCATTGGAGGAGGTGTCATTGGTGGAGGAATAGGCAGCTTTGGTGGCCCTGTGAGAGGTGGTCCTGGGTTCCCCGGAGGCATCCAGCCGGTGCAGGTTGACACAACCCTCCTGCGGCCAGTCCATGTTGATATTGATCCTCAGATCCAGCAAGTGAAGTGCCAGGAGAAGGAGCAGATCAAGACTCTTAACAATCAGTTTGCTTCCTTCATTGACAAG GTGCGCTTCCTGGAGCAACAGAACAAGGTGCTCTCCACCAAGTGGGAGCTCCTACAGCAGCAAGGGCCCTCAGGGCCGAGGAAGAACCTGGATGTCCTCTTTGAGAATTACATCCAGAACCTGAGGAGGAGGCTCGAGTCTCTAGTGGGACAGAGGGGAGAGCTGGAGTCGGAACTGCAGAACATGCGGCAATACGTTGAGGAGTACAAAACCAA GTATGAAGAAGAAATCAACAGGCGCACAGCTGCTGAGAACGAGTTTGTGGTGCTGAAGAAG GATGTGGACTGTGCCTACATGACCAAAGTGGAGCTGGAAGCCAAGGTGGGAGCTCTGACCGACGAGATCAACTTCCTGAGGTGCATCTACGAGGAG GAGCTGGCTCAGATGCAGACGATCAGCCGGGACTTGTCTGTGGTGGTGTCGATGGACAACAACCGCCACTTGGACCTGGACAGCATCATCGAGGAGGTCAGGCGCCAGTACGAGCAGATCGCTCAGAACAGCCGGGCTGAAGCTGAGGCTTGGTACCAGAGCCGG TATGAagagctgcagagcactgctggcaggCACGGGGACAGCCTGCGCAACACCAAGATCGAGATCCAGGAGCTGACCAGGAATGTCCAGAGGCTGCGGGCTGAAATTGAGAGCGTGAAGAAGCAG aaccagcagctgcaggcagctatTGCTGAGGCTGAGGAGCGGGGTGAGATGGCTCTGAAGGATGCCAGGAGGAAACTGGAGGAGCTGGAATGTGCCCTGAGCAAAGACAAGGAGGAGCTGGCTCGCCTGTTGAAGGAGTACCAGGAGCTGCTGAACATCAAGATTGCCCTGGATGTGGAGATTGCCATGTACAggaagctgctggagggagaggagaacag GCTGTGTGGAGACAATCCAGCCAACGTGAATGTCT CTGTGGTAGGCAGAACCAACATTGCTGGAGGCAGAGTTGGTGGCTTTGGTGCCGGCAGTGGCATGGGAGGAGGAGTATGTGTGGTTGGAGGAGGAAGCATCGTCGGAGGCAGCTGTGGAGTGGGAGGAGGGATGTACAGCGGTGGCTTCTCCTCTGGCAGTGGAAGAATGTGCAGCTCTGGAGGTGGCAGCTTCGTTACTGGAGGTGGATCCTCCTCAGTACGGAGATGTGTCACAACCACAACGGTCAAATCTTCAGGTGTAAAATACTGA
- the LOC125181400 gene encoding keratin, type II cytoskeletal 6C-like yields MSRQSVCRSFGGGSRRGYSSCSAIGGGFGGGSRNRISYSSYSSARGFGGGGQCGGFGSRSLHNMGGSRRIAIGGCYGGGGYGGRMGGFGGGYGGGMGGFGGGMSCGGMGGFGGGMGGGGMGGGGMGGFGGGMGGGGMGGFGGGMGGPGMGGFGGPGFPGGIQPVQVDSSLLRPVHVEIDPQIQQVKNQEKEQIKTLNNQFASFIDKVRFLEQQNKVLSTKWELLQQQGPSGPRKNLDVLFENYIQNLRRRLESLVGQRGELESELQNMRQYVEEYKTKYEEEINRRTAAENEFVVLKKDVDCAYMTKVELEAKVGALTDEINFLRCIYEEELAQMQTISRDLSVVVSMDNNRHLDLDSIIEEVRRQYEQIAQNSRAEAEAWYQSRYEELQSTAGRHGDSLRNTKIEIQELTRNVQRLRAEIESVKKQNQQLQAAIAEAEERGEMALKDARRKLEELECALSKDKEELARLLKEYQELLNIKIALDVEIAMYRKLLEGEENRLCNDGMSNVNVSVVGRTTISGGRGGMGGGFGGSGMGGGFGGSSMGGGFGGSGMGGGFGGSGMGGGMGGGVCGVGGGFGGGSSGGSCGMGGGMYSGGFSSGSGRMCVSGGGNFSSGGGSSSVRRCVTTTSVKSSGVRF; encoded by the exons ATGTCTCGGCAGTCTGTCTGCAGAAGCTTTGGAGGAGGGAGTAGAAGGGGCTACAGTTCTTGCTCTGCCATCGGTGGTGGCTttggaggaggcagcaggaacaGAATCAGCTACAGCTCATATTCCTCAGCCAGGGGATTTGGAGGTGGTGGACAGTGTGGAGGGTTTGGCAGCAGGAGCCTCCATAACATGGGTGGCAGCAGAAGAATTGCCATAGGTGGATGCTACGGTGGCGGAGGCTATGGAGGCAGAATGGGTGGCTTCGGTGGAGGCTATGGAGGAGGAATGGGTGGCTTTGGCGGAGGAATGAGTTGTGGAGGAATGGGTGGCTTTGGTGGAGGAATGGGCGGTGGTGGAATGGGCGGTGGAGGAATGGGTGGCTTTGGTGGAGGAATGGGTGGTGGAGGAATGGGCGGCTTTGGTGGAGGAATGGGTGGCCCAGGAATGGGCGGCTTTGGTGGTCCCGGCTTCCCTGGAGGCATCCAGCCAGTGCAGGTTGACTCAAGTCTCCTACGGCCAGTCCATGTTGAGATTGACCCCCAGATCCAGCAGGTCAAAAACCAGGAGAAGGAGCAGATCAAGACTCTTAACAATCAGTTTGCCTCCTTCATTGACAAG GTGCGCTTCCTGGAGCAACAGAACAAGGTGCTCTCCACTAAGTgggagctcctgcagcagcaagggCCCTCAGGGCCGAGGAAGAACCTGGATGTCCTCTTTGAGAATTACATCCAGAACCTGAGGAGGAGGCTCGAGTCTCTAGTGGGACAGAGGGGAGAGCTGGAGTCGGAACTGCAGAACATGCGGCAATACGTCGAGGAGTACAAAACCAA GTATGAAGAAGAAATCAACAGGCGCACAGCTGCTGAGAACGAGTTTGTGGTGCTGAAGAAG GATGTGGACTGTGCCTACATGACCAAAGTGGAGCTGGAAGCCAAGGTGGGAGCTCTGACCGACGAGATCAACTTCCTGAGGTGCATCTACGAGGAG GAGCTGGCTCAGATGCAGACGATCAGCCGGGACTTGTCTGTGGTGGTGTCGATGGACAACAACCGCCACTTGGACCTGGACAGCATCATCGAGGAGGTCAGGCGCCAGTACGAGCAGATCGCTCAGAACAGCCGGGCTGAAGCTGAGGCTTGGTACCAGAGCCGG TATGAagagctgcagagcactgctggcaggCACGGGGACAGCCTGCGCAACACCAAGATCGAGATCCAGGAGCTGACCAGGAATGTCCAGAGGCTGCGGGCTGAAATTGAGAGCGTGAAGAAGCAG aaccagcagctgcaggcagctatTGCTGAGGCTGAGGAGCGGGGTGAGATGGCTCTGAAGGATGCCAGGAGGAAACTGGAGGAGCTGGAATGTGCCCTGAGCAAAGACAAGGAGGAGCTGGCTCGCCTGTTGAAGGAGTACCAGGAGCTGCTGAACATCAAGATTGCCCTGGATGTGGAGATTGCCATGTACAggaagctgctggagggagaggagaacag gCTTTGCAATGACGGCATGTCCAACGTGAATGTCT CTGTAGTAGGCAGGACCACCATCTCTGGAGGCCGAGGAGGCATGGGAGGAGGCTTCGGCGGCAGCGGCATGGGAGGAGGCTTTGGCGGCAGCAGCATGGGAGGAGGCTTTGGCGGCAGCGGCATGGGAGGAGGCTTCGGCGGCAGCGGCATGGGAGGAGGAATGGGAGGAGGTGTATGTGGAGTAGGAGGAGGCTTTGGAGGTGGAAGCTCTGGAGGCAGCTGTGGCATGGGAGGAGGAATGTACAGCGGAGGCTTCTCCTCTGGAAGTGGAAGGATGTGCGTGTCTGGAGGTGGCAACTTCAGCTCCGGTGGGGGATCCTCCTCCGTCCGGAGATGTGTCACAACCACCTCCGTCAAGTCTTCAGGAGTAAGGTTCTGA